From the genome of Ignavibacteriales bacterium, one region includes:
- a CDS encoding LytTR family transcriptional regulator DNA-binding domain-containing protein — translation MVNKIKIIIVDDESLARQITKNYLANRDDVEILDECSNGFDAIKKINELKPDLIFLDIQMPKLNGFEMLELLEDPPIIIFTTAYDHFAIKAFEVSAVDYLLKPFSEERFTSALQKAIAQLGDRFQQNSAIQNIIKQRDEKIEFLERVVIKDAGKITIIPVEEVKWIEAQDDYVLINSEKGRFLKQKTMKYFENHLNENQFVRIHRSYIINLDFLQHLEQTDTESYRLVLKNGKELPVSKTGLTKLKSTL, via the coding sequence ATGGTAAATAAAATAAAGATAATTATCGTTGATGATGAATCACTTGCTAGACAAATTACCAAAAATTATTTAGCTAACAGGGATGATGTTGAGATTCTTGATGAGTGCTCAAACGGATTTGATGCTATAAAAAAAATTAACGAGCTAAAACCTGATCTTATTTTTCTTGATATTCAAATGCCGAAATTAAACGGATTTGAAATGCTAGAACTTCTTGAAGATCCACCTATAATTATTTTTACAACTGCATACGATCATTTTGCGATAAAAGCTTTTGAGGTTAGCGCTGTTGATTATCTCTTAAAACCATTTTCGGAAGAGAGATTTACAAGTGCATTGCAAAAGGCAATCGCTCAACTTGGTGATAGATTTCAACAAAATTCCGCAATCCAAAATATTATTAAACAGCGTGATGAAAAGATTGAGTTTTTAGAACGCGTAGTGATTAAAGATGCTGGAAAGATCACTATTATTCCAGTTGAAGAAGTAAAATGGATTGAAGCACAGGATGATTATGTTTTGATAAATTCCGAAAAAGGTAGATTTTTAAAACAAAAGACAATGAAATATTTTGAAAATCATCTTAATGAAAATCAATTTGTAAGAATTCATAGATCATACATTATTAATTTAGATTTTCTGCAACATCTTGAACAAACCGATACAGAATCTTACCGCTTGGTCTTAAAGAATGGTAAAGAATTGCCTGTAAGCAAAACTGGATTAACAAAATTAAAATCCACGCTTTAA
- a CDS encoding alpha/beta fold hydrolase codes for MGRSSRLRKIRKGRLFLFKCHSIDQIKIIDELKLKNVVYVGHSMGGQIGIKLARKYPTLLIN; via the coding sequence ATTGGGAGATCTTCCAGGTTACGGAAAATCAGAAAAGGGAGATTATTCTTATTCAAATGTCATTCTATAGATCAAATTAAAATCATTGATGAGTTAAAACTTAAAAATGTTGTTTATGTTGGTCATTCTATGGGTGGGCAAATTGGAATTAAACTTGCGAGAAAATATCCAACTTTACTGATAAATTAA